A genomic region of Brevibacillus sp. JNUCC-41 contains the following coding sequences:
- the efeB gene encoding iron uptake transporter deferrochelatase/peroxidase subunit: MKEHTPKDETGLFTKKVSRRNMLKTAGVGGIGVVIGASGFGGLLTLSEQKAKGQTKDIVPFYGAHQAGITTEAQDNLYFASLEVTTDKRSDLIQLFKDWTEAAAQMTAGNLIGDTSLNTNMPPKDTGEVKELSPSNLTITFGVGPTLFSKDGKDRFGLNSKRPAELKDLPQFPLDALEEEWSGGDICIQACADDLQVAFHAVRNLVRIGRGKAIIHWAQTGFQRTKQADSQKTTPRNLFGFKDGTVNPDTNDNNEMNEHVWVKGEDGPDWLVGGSYMVVRRIQMYIEVWDRTILKEQENTFGRHRDSGAPLGMKHEFDTVDLEAKDPNGNRVIPENSHMSLSRGDGKAKILRRPYSYADGMDPKTGSFNAGLLFICFQRNPSKQFIPIQERLAKSDKLNEYIVHRGSAMFACLPGVKKGGYIGDSLFG, translated from the coding sequence TTGAAAGAACATACACCGAAAGATGAAACCGGACTTTTTACAAAAAAGGTGAGTCGTCGAAATATGTTGAAAACGGCAGGAGTCGGTGGAATCGGAGTCGTGATAGGGGCATCCGGTTTTGGCGGGCTGCTGACACTTTCTGAACAAAAGGCGAAGGGACAAACTAAGGATATTGTTCCTTTTTATGGAGCGCACCAAGCTGGTATCACCACTGAAGCGCAAGATAACCTTTACTTCGCATCATTGGAAGTAACCACGGATAAAAGGTCAGACTTAATTCAGTTATTTAAGGATTGGACAGAGGCTGCGGCTCAGATGACAGCAGGGAATTTGATTGGTGATACATCACTTAATACGAATATGCCCCCAAAGGATACGGGGGAAGTGAAAGAATTATCACCATCCAATTTAACGATCACTTTTGGCGTGGGTCCGACCCTTTTTTCGAAGGATGGCAAAGATCGATTTGGTTTGAATTCAAAAAGACCTGCTGAATTAAAGGACCTGCCCCAATTCCCTTTAGATGCTTTAGAAGAAGAATGGAGCGGTGGGGATATTTGTATTCAAGCATGTGCAGATGATCTTCAAGTGGCTTTCCATGCCGTCCGGAACTTAGTGAGGATCGGCAGGGGGAAAGCGATCATTCATTGGGCACAAACAGGATTTCAACGGACAAAGCAAGCCGATTCACAAAAAACGACACCGCGGAACTTATTCGGGTTTAAGGATGGGACTGTCAATCCGGATACGAATGATAATAATGAAATGAATGAGCATGTTTGGGTGAAGGGTGAGGACGGTCCTGACTGGCTTGTTGGAGGCAGTTATATGGTGGTGCGCCGAATCCAGATGTACATTGAAGTTTGGGACCGGACTATATTGAAAGAACAAGAAAATACGTTTGGCCGTCATCGCGACAGCGGAGCCCCACTAGGAATGAAGCATGAGTTCGATACCGTGGATCTCGAAGCTAAAGACCCAAATGGAAATCGGGTCATTCCAGAAAATTCGCATATGAGTCTTTCCAGGGGGGACGGAAAAGCAAAGATATTGCGGCGTCCCTATTCATATGCAGATGGAATGGATCCTAAAACGGGGAGCTTCAATGCCGGCTTGTTATTCATTTGTTTTCAGCGAAACCCAAGTAAACAATTCATACCCATACAAGAACGACTGGCGAAAAGTGATAAGCTCAACGAATATATCGTTCACAGGGGCAGTGCCATGTTCGCTTGTTTACCAGGTGTGAAAAAGGGTGGCTATATCGGGGATTCCCTTTTTGGATAA
- a CDS encoding FTR1 family iron permease produces MTVSRWKSGILVLVVSLLFLSTDIKMVSAGENHDQLFVYIGDSLMKVKSGDLEGVSKNIDLFEQDWKTIKTDSESARKVDEKLSAVKSAVSDQASTGEIKKRLSALSSTLVIYDTNENPVDKTDYKERLQAILPLIDKLEALITEGDIDQAKVQYNNLLNQWTDAEVIVREKSVATYGEFETKMAFVRIAITQDPPDPEKAQKNLTELKGLIEDFLAGKVEVGSQKSTYSLGDVTELLQGSATDIEKDDINSAVDKLNEILTIWPNVEGEVSTRDSKLYSDMETKIPTAISLLQSKKVKADEAKGIVSDLNTRLLPLIEDTGYTTWDAALILLREGLEALLIVATLLSFLKKIGQADKQKWIWTGVAAGLVASSILAVIINIVFSQITAASSREYIEGITGIMAVLMMLTIGLWLHSKSNVHAWNQYIGKQMNQAIATGSIISFALISFLSIFREGAETIIFYAGMAPYMELKQLLSGIFLAFLILVVIGFIMLRYSVKLPMTLFFKVATILIYALAFKILGVSIHSLQVSQVIQTNTISSFPFVETIGLYPTMETLVPQGVLLLLIALATIWVKKSNSTRTTE; encoded by the coding sequence ATGACGGTTTCTAGATGGAAGAGTGGGATATTGGTTTTAGTCGTCAGTCTTTTATTTCTTTCGACTGATATAAAGATGGTTTCGGCGGGTGAAAACCATGATCAGCTTTTTGTTTATATTGGCGATAGTTTAATGAAGGTAAAATCCGGCGACCTTGAGGGAGTATCGAAGAATATCGATCTATTCGAGCAAGATTGGAAAACGATAAAAACGGACAGCGAGAGTGCGAGGAAAGTCGACGAGAAGCTATCCGCTGTAAAAAGTGCTGTGAGCGACCAAGCCTCCACAGGTGAAATCAAAAAGCGATTATCGGCATTATCAAGTACTCTTGTTATTTATGATACAAACGAAAACCCTGTGGACAAGACGGACTATAAAGAACGGTTACAAGCGATACTTCCATTAATAGATAAGTTGGAGGCTTTGATAACTGAAGGTGACATTGATCAAGCCAAAGTTCAATATAACAATCTCCTGAATCAATGGACCGATGCAGAGGTCATTGTCAGGGAGAAAAGTGTTGCTACATATGGTGAGTTTGAAACGAAAATGGCCTTTGTGCGTATAGCGATTACCCAAGACCCACCTGATCCGGAAAAAGCCCAAAAAAATTTAACTGAATTGAAGGGTCTAATCGAGGATTTCCTTGCTGGTAAAGTTGAAGTGGGAAGCCAGAAAAGCACCTATTCACTTGGGGATGTAACAGAACTTTTACAAGGAAGTGCAACGGATATCGAAAAGGATGACATCAATTCTGCCGTTGATAAGCTAAATGAAATCTTAACAATTTGGCCCAATGTAGAAGGGGAGGTTTCCACAAGGGACAGCAAGCTTTACAGCGATATGGAAACGAAAATCCCGACAGCAATCAGCCTATTGCAATCGAAAAAGGTAAAGGCGGATGAAGCAAAGGGAATCGTATCCGATTTAAACACAAGGTTACTCCCTTTAATTGAGGATACGGGTTATACAACCTGGGATGCAGCTCTGATCCTTCTACGGGAAGGGTTGGAAGCACTCTTGATTGTAGCTACATTACTGTCTTTCCTAAAGAAAATCGGGCAAGCGGACAAACAAAAATGGATTTGGACAGGGGTTGCTGCGGGTTTAGTTGCCAGTTCCATATTAGCGGTCATAATCAATATCGTTTTCTCTCAGATCACGGCTGCTTCAAGCCGGGAATATATTGAGGGAATCACTGGTATTATGGCAGTATTGATGATGTTGACAATTGGTCTTTGGCTTCATAGTAAATCGAATGTCCATGCATGGAACCAGTATATCGGCAAGCAAATGAACCAGGCCATTGCGACGGGGAGCATCATCTCATTCGCTTTAATCAGTTTTCTATCCATATTCCGTGAAGGTGCCGAGACGATTATCTTTTATGCTGGAATGGCTCCTTATATGGAATTAAAACAGCTGCTGAGCGGGATTTTCCTTGCCTTCCTCATTTTAGTAGTGATCGGTTTCATCATGCTGCGATACAGTGTGAAATTACCGATGACCCTATTCTTTAAAGTGGCAACGATACTCATATATGCCCTGGCTTTCAAGATTCTTGGAGTCTCTATCCACTCACTTCAGGTTTCTCAAGTGATACAGACAAATACGATCAGCTCTTTCCCATTTGTAGAAACGATAGGTCTTTATCCAACAATGGAAACGCTGGTACCGCAAGGTGTATTATTATTGCTGATTGCATTGGCCACCATTTGGGTCAAAAAGAGTAATTCCACACGTACAACCGAATAA
- a CDS encoding DUF4395 domain-containing protein, producing MTNEIRSIPRPLVRTNQWVILLSVATALLTGQMWILVIPLTAGLLGMLFDFNPVMRLAKLFLKKKPSDYIPEDHSQQRFNQAIAVFCLGLGFTSFLLGWNATGYIFTLMVGMASLMAILGFCIGCFILYQWKHYSYRRSIR from the coding sequence ATGACGAATGAAATCCGTTCCATTCCCCGTCCCTTAGTACGAACGAATCAATGGGTCATTTTGTTAAGCGTAGCCACCGCCTTATTAACGGGACAAATGTGGATATTAGTGATTCCTTTAACAGCAGGACTTTTGGGTATGCTCTTTGATTTCAATCCAGTGATGCGTCTGGCCAAGCTCTTTCTGAAAAAGAAACCCTCCGATTATATTCCTGAAGATCATTCACAGCAACGATTCAACCAAGCCATAGCAGTCTTTTGCTTAGGACTTGGATTCACTTCTTTCTTGCTGGGGTGGAATGCTACCGGTTATATATTCACCTTGATGGTTGGAATGGCTTCTCTCATGGCCATTCTTGGATTCTGCATCGGCTGCTTTATCCTTTATCAATGGAAGCATTATTCCTATCGCCGATCTATTCGTTAA
- a CDS encoding MerR family transcriptional regulator, with translation MTVRRGYVGNETLKIGELAEMANVTKRTVDYYTNLGLLKAERSASNYRYYSVGELERLRRIEGYKRENLSLEEIKELLKKEMEAASAIEEKGLQLKNKMDGLNEELQEFITLIEKDGKSELLLKKQVSSESMALIQSLLLLLV, from the coding sequence GTGACGGTTAGGAGGGGTTATGTTGGGAACGAGACTTTAAAAATTGGCGAGTTGGCGGAAATGGCGAACGTTACGAAACGAACCGTAGATTATTATACGAACCTAGGCTTGCTTAAAGCAGAACGTTCCGCCTCTAATTACCGTTATTATTCAGTCGGTGAACTTGAAAGGCTCCGCCGTATCGAAGGATACAAAAGAGAAAACCTTTCATTGGAAGAAATTAAAGAACTACTTAAAAAGGAAATGGAAGCCGCATCAGCAATTGAGGAAAAAGGTCTTCAACTCAAGAATAAAATGGATGGCCTGAACGAGGAACTTCAAGAATTCATCACCTTGATTGAAAAGGATGGAAAAAGTGAGCTTCTTCTAAAAAAACAGGTATCCAGTGAAAGCATGGCCTTGATCCAATCATTACTATTGTTGCTGGTATGA
- a CDS encoding hemolysin family protein has product MEIFIKLLAVAVLIALTAFFVASEFAIVKVRSSRINQLIEEGHRNALAAKKVTTHIDEYLSACQLGITVTALGLGVLGEPTVEAILKPLFTKWGLEESISHIISFLIAFGSVTFLHVVVGELAPKTVAIQKAEEVTLLFAKPLILFYRILYPFIWLLNGSARLLTGIFGLKPASESEMAHSEEELRIILSESYKSGEINQSEYKYVNQIFEFDERIANEIMVPRTEMTVIEKGMPLLEVVELIQEEQYTRYPVIDGDKDNVVGMVNIKRLYTATITEDNVTALTVDSFVTPIIRVLETIAIHDLLLKMQKERIHMAVLTDEYGGTAGLVTVEDILEEIVGEIRDEFDQDERPLIQKIDEGHYVFDAKTLVEDVNDTLAIDLPEEDIDTLGGWFLTGRFEIAIGDKIEYAGYEFTVKEMDGHHVLYVEVKKIK; this is encoded by the coding sequence TTGGAGATTTTTATAAAGTTATTAGCAGTAGCTGTATTAATAGCATTAACCGCTTTTTTCGTAGCATCGGAATTTGCAATCGTTAAAGTCAGAAGTTCCCGAATCAATCAATTAATTGAAGAAGGGCATAGAAATGCCCTCGCAGCCAAGAAAGTGACAACGCATATCGATGAGTACTTATCTGCCTGTCAATTGGGGATTACAGTAACCGCCTTAGGTTTGGGGGTGTTGGGTGAACCGACGGTGGAGGCGATCTTAAAACCATTGTTCACTAAATGGGGATTAGAGGAATCCATAAGTCACATCATCTCGTTCCTGATCGCTTTCGGCTCCGTAACATTCCTTCATGTTGTAGTCGGTGAACTGGCACCAAAAACGGTTGCAATTCAAAAGGCTGAAGAGGTAACCTTGCTTTTTGCAAAGCCGTTAATTCTCTTTTACCGCATTTTATACCCATTCATTTGGTTACTGAATGGTTCTGCTCGTCTTCTGACAGGCATTTTCGGATTAAAGCCAGCATCTGAGTCAGAAATGGCCCATTCCGAAGAAGAGCTGCGCATCATTTTATCGGAAAGCTATAAAAGCGGTGAGATCAACCAATCGGAATACAAATATGTAAATCAGATATTTGAATTTGATGAGCGTATCGCCAATGAAATCATGGTTCCGCGTACGGAAATGACCGTTATCGAAAAAGGCATGCCATTATTGGAAGTTGTTGAACTTATTCAAGAAGAACAATACACAAGGTATCCGGTCATAGACGGTGATAAAGATAATGTTGTGGGAATGGTCAATATCAAGAGACTTTATACAGCGACGATTACAGAAGATAATGTAACAGCTTTGACGGTGGATTCCTTTGTGACACCCATCATCCGTGTTCTTGAAACGATCGCCATTCATGATTTGCTGCTGAAAATGCAGAAGGAACGGATCCATATGGCAGTTTTGACTGATGAATATGGCGGAACGGCCGGTCTTGTAACGGTTGAAGACATTCTTGAAGAAATCGTCGGGGAAATCCGTGATGAATTTGACCAGGATGAACGTCCGCTTATTCAAAAGATTGATGAAGGGCATTATGTATTCGACGCTAAAACATTAGTTGAAGATGTCAATGATACCTTGGCGATCGATTTGCCGGAGGAAGATATCGATACATTGGGAGGATGGTTCCTGACAGGCAGATTTGAGATTGCTATCGGGGATAAAATCGAATACGCCGGATATGAATTTACAGTAAAGGAAATGGACGGCCACCATGTTTTATATGTTGAAGTGAAGAAGATTAAATAA
- a CDS encoding response regulator: MGFKKKQMLGFGLILLFLAILLSFMMVTLNNLKSSMTEIVENRYEKVQDSMEIRQLFSRSDREILFAANDANKEERAESLEIINENHSLIESKIAGLSGTLNKTKAKQLLKEFETQYASYSITEAEIIQKIKSGNPSDLTSLMVDQREKRTKVISTMDEFKDYQESVMKDTLSNSKQTYEDMIGFVIFAVILSILVISVTVVWMIRSTSKDLQSITNVIKNIDFKNLSVIPRIPVRTTDEISDIARSFNDMAESLEDYNRKEKDFTEKISEQNWIQTRVADIATMYQRIVDVEVLADRFITRLAPMMGASIGAFYVKRGEGVDMRFVKLASFAGDGEDSGRREFRLGEGLIGQCALEKKSKVIDEIPEDFQLVTTGLGEVNPKSIVIAPVVFEDEVVAMVELASLETFTKLQKSFLSQVLDTLGITINNVEGRMEIERLLKESQAQTEELQAQSEELQSQSEEMQAQSEELQTQAEELRMINEQLEERNRETEEKSKELQVAKQNLEKQAEELKLSSKYKSEFMANMSHELRTPLNSILILSEMLSDPNDSKLNEEQQEFARVINSSGQDLLMLINDILDLSKVEVGKLEVVFDEMNLSELPELLHRNFDHVAKKKNIDFIIEKSKNVPDIFFTDEQRFQQILKNLLSNAFKFTEKGSVSVQIQKADEENVAQWIQTKGASNWVEIKVTDTGIGISKEKQKLIFEAFQQGDGATMRKYGGTGLGLSICREFAKLLGGWVIVDSEEGQGSTFTFFIPSMPEGFKNVGEAIAAAPEVAAASHDDSTAAFGGQGESDVVIMDEEDRNKVKPFCNKTVLVVDDDHRNIFALKNALKHEGMEILTAENGYECLELLEKGNDIDVILMDIMMPGMDGYETMTRIREQSKFEELPIIALTAKAMKGDREKCLKAGASDYVSKPLKLDQLLSVLRVWLTN, translated from the coding sequence ATGGGTTTTAAGAAGAAGCAAATGTTGGGATTTGGTTTAATCTTGCTTTTCTTGGCTATTTTACTTTCTTTCATGATGGTTACGCTTAACAATTTAAAGAGCAGCATGACTGAAATAGTTGAAAATCGCTATGAAAAAGTTCAAGATTCGATGGAAATCCGTCAGCTTTTTTCCAGGTCGGACCGTGAAATCCTGTTTGCAGCTAATGATGCAAACAAAGAAGAAAGAGCAGAGAGCCTCGAAATCATCAATGAGAATCATAGTTTGATTGAATCAAAAATTGCTGGGTTATCAGGTACGTTAAATAAGACGAAAGCAAAGCAATTACTGAAAGAGTTCGAGACTCAATATGCTTCTTACTCCATAACGGAGGCTGAGATCATCCAAAAGATAAAGTCGGGAAACCCATCGGATTTAACAAGCCTGATGGTTGATCAAAGGGAAAAACGTACGAAAGTCATCAGTACGATGGACGAATTTAAAGATTACCAAGAAAGCGTCATGAAAGATACATTAAGTAATTCGAAACAAACCTATGAAGATATGATCGGTTTTGTTATTTTTGCGGTTATCCTCAGCATTTTGGTTATTTCCGTAACAGTTGTTTGGATGATTCGCAGTACTTCGAAAGATTTGCAATCGATTACGAATGTCATCAAAAATATCGATTTCAAAAATTTATCGGTCATACCAAGAATTCCGGTTCGAACTACTGATGAAATTAGTGATATAGCGAGATCGTTCAATGATATGGCGGAATCTCTTGAAGACTATAATCGAAAAGAGAAAGATTTCACTGAAAAGATCAGTGAACAGAACTGGATCCAGACCCGTGTGGCGGATATAGCTACCATGTATCAGCGCATTGTTGATGTGGAGGTTCTGGCTGACCGGTTCATTACAAGACTTGCACCGATGATGGGGGCTTCAATTGGAGCTTTTTACGTCAAACGGGGTGAGGGTGTTGATATGCGTTTTGTGAAGCTTGCCAGCTTTGCTGGAGATGGCGAAGATTCGGGTAGACGTGAATTCCGACTTGGCGAAGGGCTGATCGGACAATGCGCCCTTGAAAAGAAATCCAAGGTCATTGACGAAATTCCTGAAGATTTTCAATTGGTTACGACAGGATTAGGGGAAGTCAACCCGAAAAGCATTGTCATTGCGCCAGTCGTTTTTGAGGATGAAGTTGTGGCGATGGTTGAACTGGCGAGTTTGGAGACTTTTACGAAGTTGCAAAAATCTTTCCTGAGCCAGGTTCTTGATACTTTAGGCATCACGATTAATAATGTAGAAGGCCGGATGGAAATAGAGCGTTTATTGAAAGAATCACAAGCACAGACCGAAGAGTTACAGGCTCAATCGGAAGAATTGCAGTCACAATCAGAGGAAATGCAAGCCCAATCGGAGGAACTGCAAACACAGGCTGAAGAGCTGAGAATGATCAATGAACAATTAGAAGAGAGAAATCGTGAAACTGAAGAGAAGTCAAAAGAGCTTCAAGTTGCAAAACAAAATCTTGAAAAACAGGCGGAAGAATTAAAGTTAAGTTCAAAATACAAATCGGAGTTCATGGCAAATATGTCCCATGAATTGCGGACACCGCTCAATAGTATTCTGATTTTATCTGAAATGCTTTCAGATCCAAATGATAGTAAATTAAATGAAGAGCAACAGGAATTCGCTCGTGTCATTAATTCATCGGGCCAAGACTTATTAATGTTGATCAATGACATTTTGGATTTATCAAAAGTTGAAGTCGGAAAACTTGAAGTGGTCTTTGACGAAATGAATTTGAGTGAACTTCCTGAGTTATTGCACCGTAACTTCGATCATGTAGCGAAGAAAAAGAACATTGACTTTATAATAGAAAAAAGTAAAAACGTTCCGGATATTTTCTTTACGGATGAACAGCGCTTCCAGCAAATTTTGAAAAACCTGTTATCCAATGCATTTAAATTCACGGAAAAAGGTTCTGTGTCTGTCCAAATCCAAAAAGCTGATGAAGAAAATGTAGCACAATGGATACAGACAAAAGGGGCTAGCAATTGGGTTGAAATTAAGGTGACGGATACGGGCATCGGAATATCAAAAGAGAAGCAAAAACTTATCTTTGAAGCGTTCCAGCAAGGTGACGGAGCTACGATGAGAAAATATGGCGGTACAGGCCTAGGGCTATCTATTTGCCGTGAATTTGCCAAACTTCTGGGAGGCTGGGTCATTGTAGATAGTGAAGAAGGGCAAGGCAGTACCTTTACTTTCTTTATTCCAAGTATGCCAGAGGGCTTCAAAAATGTCGGCGAAGCAATAGCTGCTGCTCCGGAAGTGGCAGCAGCTAGCCACGATGATTCTACCGCGGCCTTTGGCGGTCAAGGAGAATCGGATGTAGTTATAATGGATGAAGAAGATCGGAATAAGGTCAAACCATTCTGCAATAAAACAGTACTGGTCGTTGATGATGATCACCGTAATATATTTGCTCTGAAAAATGCGCTGAAGCATGAGGGGATGGAAATCCTTACAGCTGAAAACGGCTACGAATGTTTGGAACTCCTTGAAAAAGGAAACGATATAGATGTTATATTGATGGATATCATGATGCCGGGCATGGACGGTTACGAAACGATGACCAGAATTCGCGAGCAAAGTAAGTTCGAGGAACTTCCAATCATCGCGCTAACTGCGAAAGCGATGAAAGGCGATAGGGAAAAATGCCTGAAGGCTGGCGCTTCCGATTATGTCAGCAAGCCGTTGAAACTGGATCAGTTGCTATCCGTCCTAAGAGTATGGCTGACTAATTGA
- a CDS encoding CheR family methyltransferase, translating into MKDTLTIEEREDLEIELLLEAIYTVSGFDFRKYMRSSIKRRVENRMRLDHIRRISGMIEMVLYEKGYVEKLLGDFSINVTEMFRDPEFFKAFRLNIVPLLKKLPEIRIWHAGCSTGEEAFSMAIILKEEGLYDKARIYATDMNEEVLRHAEKGILPLNRMQSYTKNYLQAGGNQEFSEYYTTDYQNAYLDSGLLKNIVFFQHNLVTDGSFNEFHIIMCRNVMIYFTGELQTYVNQLFYDSLCKDGFLAVGSKETLHTSSFSEDYEDFDSKERIYRKL; encoded by the coding sequence ATGAAGGATACTTTAACGATTGAAGAAAGAGAAGATTTGGAAATTGAATTATTGTTAGAGGCCATTTACACCGTTTCTGGCTTTGACTTTCGCAAATATATGCGTTCTTCAATAAAAAGAAGAGTTGAAAATAGAATGAGACTGGACCATATTCGCAGGATTAGCGGAATGATAGAGATGGTTTTATATGAAAAAGGGTATGTCGAGAAGCTTTTGGGAGATTTTTCGATAAATGTCACTGAAATGTTTCGCGACCCGGAATTTTTTAAAGCCTTTCGTTTAAATATTGTACCGCTCCTGAAAAAACTTCCTGAAATCAGAATTTGGCATGCGGGTTGTTCGACCGGTGAAGAAGCCTTTTCTATGGCGATCATCCTTAAGGAAGAAGGGCTTTATGATAAGGCGAGGATTTATGCCACTGATATGAATGAAGAAGTCCTCCGTCATGCGGAAAAAGGGATATTACCTTTAAATAGAATGCAGTCTTATACGAAAAACTACTTGCAAGCTGGGGGTAACCAGGAATTTTCGGAGTATTATACAACCGATTATCAAAATGCTTATCTTGATTCGGGTCTCCTTAAAAACATTGTGTTTTTCCAGCACAATTTAGTTACTGATGGTTCGTTCAATGAGTTTCATATCATCATGTGCCGGAATGTGATGATTTACTTTACCGGTGAATTACAGACCTATGTTAATCAGTTGTTTTATGACAGTCTTTGTAAAGACGGTTTTCTTGCGGTTGGCAGCAAGGAAACACTGCATACATCATCCTTTTCGGAAGATTATGAGGACTTTGACTCAAAGGAACGAATTTATCGGAAATTGTAA
- a CDS encoding PP2C family protein-serine/threonine phosphatase — MTILIVDDNQVNLFVIEKILKRAGYTDFLSLTSAVEMFEYLQVDSPQPKETSVDIILLDIMMPEIDGIEACRRLQSIPHLRDIPVIFVTALEDSNKVAEALDVGGIDYIMKPINKIDLLARIRVGLRLKYEKDWHKMQDEKIRNELDLSMQVQSSLLSEPIINDHLTIRASYLPANKLAGDMYYWHRIDENRYGIILLDMMGHGISASLVCMFISSVLRDAIRTHTDPVAVINEMNRWMSTLNKEDNQVHYYFTAIYMIIDTEQKTVEYVNAGHPPGFALMDDGKVASLSKGTCPVGFFTEMKIEKSVIHYEEKIQLMLFTDGVMEAIDREGTEGLDQIKEAVSTRWFDCKESPPIDFLMSPEMQQDQPDDMCVVVIQAN; from the coding sequence ATGACGATTTTAATCGTAGATGATAACCAGGTTAACCTTTTCGTTATAGAGAAAATTCTAAAACGAGCTGGCTATACGGATTTTCTATCATTAACTTCAGCTGTTGAGATGTTTGAATATTTACAGGTGGATAGTCCGCAACCTAAAGAGACTTCAGTTGATATCATTCTGCTTGATATCATGATGCCGGAGATCGATGGGATAGAGGCGTGCAGGAGACTTCAAAGTATTCCTCACCTTAGAGATATACCCGTGATTTTTGTGACCGCCCTTGAAGATTCAAACAAGGTGGCCGAGGCACTTGATGTTGGTGGAATTGATTATATAATGAAGCCTATCAATAAAATAGATTTACTTGCGAGGATTCGCGTAGGGTTAAGACTTAAATATGAAAAAGATTGGCATAAAATGCAGGATGAAAAAATCCGCAATGAATTGGATCTTTCCATGCAGGTTCAAAGCAGCTTATTAAGTGAACCCATTATAAATGACCACTTAACTATAAGGGCATCATACTTACCTGCGAATAAATTAGCAGGGGATATGTACTATTGGCACCGCATCGATGAAAATCGGTATGGGATCATCCTATTGGATATGATGGGGCACGGCATATCCGCCTCACTTGTGTGCATGTTCATTTCCTCTGTATTGAGGGATGCCATAAGGACACATACAGATCCAGTGGCAGTAATAAACGAAATGAATCGCTGGATGAGTACCCTTAATAAAGAAGATAATCAAGTGCATTATTATTTTACCGCGATTTATATGATCATTGATACAGAGCAAAAGACAGTGGAATATGTGAATGCCGGACATCCTCCGGGATTTGCTTTAATGGACGATGGAAAAGTGGCCTCACTTTCAAAAGGGACATGTCCTGTTGGGTTCTTCACCGAAATGAAAATAGAGAAATCCGTCATTCATTATGAAGAGAAGATTCAGCTTATGCTATTTACGGATGGAGTCATGGAAGCAATAGATCGAGAAGGAACTGAAGGACTTGACCAAATAAAAGAAGCGGTCTCGACAAGATGGTTTGATTGTAAAGAATCTCCCCCTATTGATTTTTTGATGTCCCCGGAAATGCAACAAGATCAACCTGATGATATGTGTGTTGTTGTTATACAAGCGAATTGA
- a CDS encoding CsbD family protein: protein MSGLSDKVKSAVNKVKGETKDQVGNAKNDPHLQAEGKVDKLKGNLQDGISKFKNDR, encoded by the coding sequence ATGAGCGGTTTATCGGACAAAGTAAAAAGTGCTGTAAATAAAGTTAAAGGTGAAACGAAAGACCAAGTCGGAAACGCGAAAAATGATCCTCACTTACAAGCAGAAGGTAAAGTTGATAAATTAAAAGGCAATCTCCAAGATGGCATTAGTAAATTTAAAAATGACCGTTAA